The Capsicum annuum cultivar UCD-10X-F1 chromosome 1, UCD10Xv1.1, whole genome shotgun sequence sequence AAATTGTGTGTTTAAATAGTTACCATAATGAaagatgatattgattttttaaatgagACGGAGGGAATACTACATTTGTGATTTACTTCGAAAAAGTTTTTTTCCGTTGAAAACGTTTCCACTTTCTGATAGCAAAAGATCTCTttcataattaaatatattactaCTTAATTAGTTAATTCCTTTCTTAGAACTTCTGAAGATCTTTCTtcacaaaacacaacacaatatttTTCACAGTTTCTTCTCAAATCACAACATAATAATATCCACAGTGTTGTCATCAAAGTGTTTAGCAGAGATTTTTCTCCTAGTATATTTTAAGCTTTTTGATTTAATTTCAATAGATAGAtcatttgaccaaatcatattaatcataatatatttttagtacgTTTTCCTTTTCGTTTAGGTTCCTCAcatcaatttcaaacccaacatgcacccactaaagaaaaaaaaaatctttactcGGACTCGATAAATATTATCAAATCATGGCAATTTGAAATTATCacagaataataaattaaaattttatgtaataacttAATATGCAAGGAGCATATTATCTATTTATCGATTTGATGTATATAATACtgttttttcttcaaataaaGCAACCACAATAAACTCCAAACTGTTCAAAGATTCAATGTATAATGCATGGTTAAATATTGCCGGCAGTTGCAAAGATTGAAGATTGAATAGTCTTCTCATGACCCATCCTATGATGGTGGCTCGACATacatactaaaaaaaaatatttattcgcactcaattttaaataaaagttcaataatttaacttaaaaaatgTAAATCgtataattatgattaaataattaaaatgaacATAAAAGACATACCTTTCTATTTATTAACATGTTCGAACAAAACTTGTGACCTTGAAAATGTCAATCGAATTGATCTACTAGATTACTACTAGTACTTTGTCCCAACATAAACAAGATAATTGACTTTTAAAGTCAAACAATATACTATCCTTTTATCCTTTTTAGCAATTTAAAAGTCATATACAAGTGTTTCAAATGACAGAAGAAAAcaaagcatgatataaattttgcACAATCTATGGACAGCTAGAATAGCATAAACAATGCCGCCTttcattaattattaatttgagaGAAAGCTTGAAAAAGCAAAAATATATGTAAGTTTGAGTTTAGAAATTGATTCAAATACtgctttcataaaaaaaataattcactttggaagtcaaaTATTTGTGCATGATGATAAATTTTGCACAATCTATAGAGTAATGTAGACAGCTAGATTAATGTCACAAATAATGCCGActttcattaattaattatatatctctcacacacacaccaaaaaaaaaaaagaaaagaaaaatcaccTTCTACGTACTTAATTacaatttaaagaaagaaaaagaactaATTTAATTTGAGGCACGTCTAAGCTAGCTCTACGCCTCTACTAATgtacaaaagaaaaaatacactaatatatataaaaaaagaatcaataatccccaagaattaaaagaaaaataaatgaataactcAAACATCTGAATTCTGTAGCTTCTGATAATCCAATGATTCCAAATAATCCTCTGTATTTTCATCTTGATTATCATAATCACCATTGATAATTTCAGTAAGTTCTTTAGCTCTTCTTGCTTGATCTTCCCAATTAGTCTTAACCAATATAATTAACATCATAGTCACAGCACATGAACCTTGTGCACCTAATAATCCAAACCATAATCCTTTAAAATCATATCCCATAAAAAATCCTAACCAAATTGCAATAGGCAttccaataatataaaaacatCCTAAATTAATATTAGCACCTAATTTTGGCCTAGCTGTTCCTCTTAACACACCACAACCTGTTGTCTGTGGACAATTTCCAAGTTCACATAGTCCTATAATAGGTAAAATCGTCGCGGTTAATTTCATAATTTCTTGATCCCGAGTGAACATTTTTGCCCAGATATTCCTGACCATAGTAGCGAAAAATAATGCTGAGATTCCCAAAATAAAACTTGTACATAGCCCAATTATCGCTGCTAATTTAGCGCGATTAGGGCGATTAGCACCTAATTCATTTCCAACTCTTGTTGATACGCCAAAGCTTAATGATGATGGGAAAATGTATATCAAAGCTGTTGTTTGAATTAATATCCCCATTGATGCAACTGTTGATTGTGGATTAATCAAAAGTCcacataataaaatcataatttcataccACCACCACTCTAAACACACACTAATACAACTTGGAATTGCTAAATTAACAAGTGATTTCCATCCCCTAAAACAATCTAAAGAAAATCCACCCCAAGTTTTCTCGTAAATCTTAGAAAATATGATATAAACAATTAATGAACCAACAAGATTGAAATTTGTCCAAACCCCACTTAAGGCAACACCTTTAATCCCAAGATTAAGAACTTTGATTAAGAAATAATTGATTGGGATATGAAGAATAATTGCAAAAATAGCACAAAAAGTTAAAGGCAATGTGATGGATTGTGAACGAAGATAAATCCTTAGTGGGTGCAAAAGTGATTGAGCAAAAAGGTCAGGGAGTGAAAAAAGAATGTAATTTTGTGCCATGGATGCAATTTCATGATTTTGGCCAcaaaatatcaagagtttttgCATATATAGCCACAAAATTGAAATGGGAATTGAAGTTAAAAGTAGCAAAAGAATTGTTCTTTGTAATGTAAGGCCTAAAACCTTGAATCTTTTAGCACCAAAAGCTTGTCCACAAATTGGTTCCATTCCCATGGCTAATCCTGAAAGAATCGAATAACCAGTTATATTTGCAAATCCAATTGCAAGTGAACCACCAGCTAAAGAAAGTTCACCTAAATGACCAAGAAAAATCATGGAAATAATTGAACGTGAATAAAGAATTAGGCCTGTAAATATCATTGGAAATGCAATATTGGCTATGCATTTTGCTTCTGAAATTGCAACTGTTAGATGATTTTTTTCCCTTGGTATATTGCTCTTTTCCTTTTGGTCTATCAATCGACTCAACATctttaacaaaaaagaaaaagtgaaaaagatgtTTGGAGTACGATAAGGGCAGAGGATACTTTCGATAGAGAGATGAAACGTGTAGAAATcagaaaaaatattatcaacgACGAAGATGTTTGAAGTACGGTCGAGTAGTGATAGAGGGTACTTTCGATATAGCAACGAAAATTGTAGAGAAATCAGAAAGAATATAAACGACGAAAAGATGTTTGGAGTACGACCAGAATAGAGGATATTTTTGATATAGAGATGTCAGAAAGAACAACAACGAAGAAAGTACTAtgatgtatgaatatatatatatatattttttttcttcttgattttggTAACAAAAAGTTTTAAGGTTTTTTGAGGGGTTCAATATGTGCTGTGGTGTTGGTTGGCTTTTTAtaagtaagaaaaataagaaattttttctttgtttttatctatttctaatatggtcgactttgaggaaaaagaaataatttgGTTGACTAAGTTTTGCAAATATAGCCACCATAAAAGTTCAAAGATTTTGAATGTTTCTACTAGAAATTAAAAGTGTCATTTATACAACCGACCAATTTACAATTATGTCACTATTTGGCCTGCATGGATCAAATATACAGCCAAAAAATTtcgaaaaaaattaagaaaaatgatgaTGGTTAAGATCATGTTTGAGTTTAATtacagaaaaaaaatatttttttatatatacacaGTTTGTTTGGActttggcaaaaaaaaaattaaaaataattgtggGACGGTTATTTAATAGcgataattaattaaaataagatttGACTATGAAGGGAGGCAAGGGCAATTCATGTCTGCCGTTTAAGTTAGTGAATTAATACATCTCTTCAATATTGCAAATACTCAGTTACTCTTTAAACCtattaaatactccctccatctcatttTAGTTGTCTCAATTTGACATtgtacattgattaagaaaaattactAATAACATGGTTACTtatcataatacccctattaaatgatgtttacattttaatttagagaaaaaacaattaatactaGGGGTAAACTaggcatattttttttcttgtcttgattaatgaaaaaagacaaataaaatgagaaatgaaattaaaaaatttgacacgaataaaatgggacggagggagtactaagttttatgaatattttctaaTTTATGTTTGGTGATGAATACAATAAGTAGAAGACTTAAAAAGGGCAAAAAagcctctattttttttatttttttttgctgaTGAATTAAAAAGGGCAAAAAAGCCATAAAACACTTTTTTTAATCTTGCGGTATTTGAGAGGtgaatttagaatttaaattttataagcttaattttttaagatttttaatatTGAACTTGTcgcattttaaaaattatgagttTGAATACACTATTTGTTGCACTTCTAGTAATTTTTTAGTGATCGTCTTTGTCAAAGACTTTTTTGTTACTCATATCAACCTATCCACTTGTGACATCTCCATGGTTTGTCACCAAAACCTTTTCTGATTGACACTTGAAAAAACGACTTTCAGTATCTCATTACCTTGGTGAATCACGATCTTACCTTGGATATTAGCGTTTAAATGTCTATATGTACGAATGACTTTTGTATTCGAAGTAAGTTCTCACATAAATTTATAttcaacttaaaaaataatttcaaaatcacAAACCTGCATCCATCTCTGTCCGCTATCTTagctaattcaaatttcaatcGTATAGCACTCTCTATTAGAAATTCAAAACTTTTAATTAATCGCAGAggaatccaaccaatatcatgaCATCCCTAGTTGGTAATTAGAAAAGAAATACTTGTTCTAAAAGAAACTAGCCAACATTAGGTTTAGTACCAAATTAAGAAAAGGCAATTTGACCATACAAAGATAACTCTAAATTATTCGTTTTACTTGGACTAATTAAAATTCCATTACTTAACTACACATTTAAATGAAGTTTTATTAGCTGCCAATCTTTGTCCATTCTTTTGTCTAATACTATACACTTGCCAACTTTTGcctaatatttatacatatatttttggtaCATCCACTTTTGCCTAATATTCTAATACTACCATATGTTGTGACTCGTCAAAATTCTTCAACCACTAGTGGCAAAATTTTGAAcaaaaatatatgtaaagaaaaagaaagataactATTCTTTTTTTGTCTTATATTAGAATTTTAAGATAGAAATTAAAGACAGCGAAATAGACAAAACATTTGAGAATACAACATAAATAGTGTTTTCTTGTGGGTGGGGTATGGGTACACAGAGTTTCTAAAGAAACAGTTTACAGTGAATTGTTCTTTGTGTTGTGGGGAATGAACATGCGTATTATGGGGACGAACATGTGTATCATAGATACTGTTGAATCGTAAGGGTTCATCATCACTAAGGGATCAAGTTTCACTTACAAATAATTTACAGTTAATTATTCTTTGCGTTGTGGGGAATGAACATGTGTATCATAGGTATGAATATTTGTATCATGAGTACTGTTGAATCGTAAGGGTTCATTGTCACTAAGGGATCAAGTTCCACTTACAAACAGTTTAGAGTTAATTATTCTTTACGTTGTGGGGAATGGACATATGTATTATGGGTATGAACATGTGTATCATAGGTACTGTTGAATTGTAAGAGTTCATCATCACTAAGGGATCAGGTTTCCCTTACAAACAGTTTACAGTTAATTGTTCTTTGCGTTGTGGGGAATGAACATGTGTATCATGGGTACTGTTCAATTGTAAGGGTTCATCATCACTAAGGGATCGGGTTCATAAGGAgttataaataacaaataaaataaaaacacaaagtAAATGCACTAAATAAATCAACACACAAGACTTTTACGTAGAAACCTCAAAATCACGACCCGTTTTTAAAGGTTTTCTCAAGATCCACTATAATCTGAAAACTCTAATTACGGATTCCCACAAGATTTAACTCTAAATCCTAAGACTTGCAGTACCTTTACTACAAATCCCTCAAGACACAGAGGCGGATCTAGGATTTAAAGTTTGTGGATTTCCAcgttagataaaaataaaaccaaaagagTAACTAACGGATTTGAACCTACAATCACGAGGTCAACAAACTTTAGCAAGTCACTCCAATCCACTACATCAATAACACACTTTGTTTATGAGTTTCCAatttataattcttgtatatttacCAGATTTCTCAATATAATTATAAGTTCCGCACGAAAGTTATTGAGTTCCCGAGAACCATCTCTCGACTCCCTGGATCAACCCCTGTCAAGACAACTTTGTCTTATTCTTCACTTAATCAACTAGCTCTAGCCAACCATTCTTAGACAACATTACCTAACCAAACAATTGAAACAAAGAGAAAAACTTTACTCACAAACACTAGAGTGAATCAATTTCTAGAACATGACTTAAGATAAGCAAAACTAAAGAACAAGAGAATTTTTGGACCTTGAGCACAAGAGCTTTTCCTGTCTTTTGATGAAATGAAATTGTAAAACTATCTCTCAGAGTTGGTTCCTTTTGCTTATATAGACgtgtgtgaattttggttggaattTAATTGGACCAGGTGTCCATTTGTTGAACACTGTGCACCTGCACAGTAATTATGCTATAGGACAAAATTGTGCAGTATGTACAACTGTCTTTCAGCAGTTCTCAGTAATGCATATAACGGACCTAGTCCCTGAGAGGTTACAtagtcatcatcaaaacataGAGCAACAAGTATCAAATTTCGTGATCGGACAGTAAATATCTCTCACTTCTTAATTATTAGTGTTGGATTCAAATTCATAGAATAGAATAATTTCAGGTAGGAGGCGGAGAAATTTACCTGCATAAATGAGATTTTCTGTCGCAAATTTAGATTATTCAAGCCCTAAAACAATTATTGGACACCAGctgaaaaacaaaaacaaaaatccctCGATTCTTAGTTGATAATGTTGGATTCGAATTCTTAGAATAAAGTAATCTTTGGTAGGGATTACATAGATTTACCTTCGTAAATGAGATTTTTTGTTGTGAATCTAGATTACTCgagatctaaaataaatactgaacatCGATAGAAAACAAAAATGTGTAATATAACATGTTATTTATACTGTACAAAGTGCTGATCTAGCGAGACACAATTAATAGGTTTCTAAAAAGTCAAGTAAAACGTGCTTATAtgcttaattaattatattaaccACTAGTAATAGTGGCACTTCTATTTCATTTCATTCATGATATCTCaactaattttttcattttaaacctataattaattttattcatCTATTTCATTCGCTACGCTCATAACACTTCATTCATGATACTTCgaattatataaataattgaaatatcatCTTAAAAACTTTATTAATCAACACTGAACAAAGCTCTTTACTAAAACACTGACTACTGTTTGAATGGATGAAATTTTTACTAATTAAATGAGGCTGCGCTATTAATTTCAACGCATTAAAACAATATTTCTCCTCCTTTTTATCATATGATAAagaaaattattaagaaaaagatTCCTAGTTGTAATTTTAGAATATGCTATATAGATTAGTCTCCTTAAAATTAAACTTGCGTTTTAGATGTATTCAACCGTAATATTTCTCAAGAAATGTGATATGTATGTGAAATAAAgttaaatatttgaataaattcACAAATCACATTTTGTTTGAATACATTCCCCTTGATATAGAAATTTTTGTCTTGCAAATAATTGACACACTATAGACAAAAAAAAACTATAGGTTACTTTCatgttattttttccttttgatgTCGGTGCGTGGTCTTGATCCATAAGATTTTAGAGACTTATACAATTTCTTTAACGAGTTAACTATTTGGATTTTCAAGAGATATTTTTTCAATGCCAAAAagttcttcttgagaaaaaaaaggaCTAAGAacaatctttttgaaaaaaaaaaaaagaaagaaagaaaaagaagaagacaaagaacaattaggttattatttttttttttttgtagctaTTTATTATTCGTCCGAGTTTAATTGTTATATATTAGTGATGCAAAGATTATTGTACAAAAACTTATTTAATAGCATTAGTTTacaatatttaaaaagaaaaacagtAGATTCAAAAATATGATGGGGACGGATAAGGATAGGAGTAAATATATGAAAGAAAATGGCACCACCAAAGATGTGGTGCAATGGATGGGGCTGTTTCTCCCTTAACTAGAGGTCTTGAGTTTGAGACCTGCGTATGAAAAAAATCTTTGGTAGGGAGCACTAtcccccgaatggggccctacccgaCGTGAATTCGGATTAATCGGACTCTAATGCGGGTACCGAGGAGAAAAACCCCCCCAAAAAGGAAGGAAAATGgcaacaataattttaaaaaaaaattaaaaattcacatttataacaaaaactaatgaataaAATTAATGTCTCCAATTTTTATCAAAACAAATCTAACTAATCTACTTCTATTGCTTTAAACTTGCCCCTTATGTTGTGGTGATTTTTGAATATCATCATCTATTTGATTAGTAGTAACATATCTTTTCCAATACCAATGTTGACACCAAATCTTTGTCATATCATCAATTGGAATCCCTTTAGTCTCTGGGAGGTAGAAGTACATGAACACTGTCATGGCCGCCACGAAAAATGCGAAAAACAAGAAGAGTCCAAACTTAAAGGCACATAACATTGCAGTGAAGATCTCGGCAATGAAGAAGGTGAAAATCATGTTGACCATCACGTTCAAGGATTGACCAGCCGGTCGAACCTCCAAGGGGAAAATCTCACTAGGGACTAACCACCCTAGTGGGCCCCACGACCACGCGAAACCGGCCACGTATATgcagatgaacaccacaacaaatgcTGCATACCATATTGGCAATGTACCTGGATTGCCACTTATTCCAAACTTTAGTCCAATCGAAATCGCGATAATAATctgtacccaaaaaaataaacaatataattaatacaACATAATAATACAAATATGTTGTCTCATAGGATTGTTAATAATGACTAAGATAAAAGTATATACTAACAATATTCCAATATAGTGACCTTCGAGTTCTTTATGATATGTATGCAACTGAAGCAGATTCTCTTGCTTAATGAGTAACAAAAGGAATTAAatgaaaactattttcacacTCGTCAAGTAAGGTATGACGAGTGTGAAAAATTGGGTTCATTAAGTTTGTTACAATACACAACTGAATCACATTCTTACTAACAAAAGCGACGAAAGGGGTTTTGTGAAAAACAAGGTTCTTGAAGTTCGTTACAATatgctaaaaagaaaaaataaagaagtagGGGTTTTCTAATAGAAACACGATTCTGGACAAAATCAATCTAGAAAAGGACTCGACACGGGGTTAATTGAATTGAAGAGAAAGTACCTGACAAATAAGCATTTGTATGCCACCTTCAAGAAAGAGAACTCTCCTTCCAACTCTATCAACAGTAAGAAGTGACACAAAAGTAGCAATAAAGTTGACAATACCAGTAATCACAGCAGACATGAGTGAAGCAGTGTCACCAAAACCAATTGTCTTGAACAAAACAGGTGCATAAAACATAATTACATTCATCCCAGTCAACTGTTGAAAGGCAGGAATAGCTATAGCAAATATCAACTGTGGCCTATACTGCCTATCTTTCAACAAATTTTTCCAAGGACTTACAACTTGTTTTGACCTATTACTTGCTTCAACCAAATCATTAAACTCAGCATCAACATTGTCAATTCCCCTTATTTTCAACAGCCTTGATTTAGCCTCGTCCTCTTTGCCGCGTTCAATTAGAGAATTTGGTGTGTCGGGGAGAAAAAGCGAACCAACTATGAATATCAATGCCGGTACAATTGCTCCTCCTAGACTCAAACGCCAACCCCATCCGCCTTCTATTTTCGCGAAAAAATAATTGAGTAGGTTTGCTGCAAAGATTCCAATTGTGATGGAGAGTTGAAACACTATGTTTAGCGCACCACGGTACTTGTATGGCGCCATTTCCGATAGGTACACTGGCACAGActgcaacaaaaatatattaaactgTCAGTATACGTAACATAAATAAATAGGAAACAATGAATATGTCTAGTTAGCACATAATGAATGAGTCAAGTTAGCTCACCCAACCACTTAAACTAATGATAGCCATTAGATGTACACTATATGTATAATTCATGTGTGATATGTATATAATTATGTATGATCAGTGTATAATACATGAATACCAATGAATTGCGTAAAGATCCCAAAAAAGTACACCCATATTAGTTGGTCAATTTTACTTTTTACACGCATTTACAAACAAGTGTGAATACTTCCAAAAGAATTAAGTGCAAGGGTAGTAGTATAAAAAAAGTTAATTAATGCTTTCTTGATTTATTAAGGTAGACAACTAATATAGGAcaactattttatttcatgatgACCAACTAATACGGGACAGACGGAGTACCTGATTGGCAAAACCAATACCAAGACCAAGAAGCAGTCTACCAATAATGAGCATAGCAACATTTTTGGCAAATCCATTGATAAAACCACCAATTAAGAAAAGACCTCCACCAAATAGCATAGACAATTTTCTTCCCATAAGTCTAGTTATTCTTGAAGCAGACCATGAAGCAACAAGTGCAGCCAAATATAGAGATGATGTAAACAATGTCAATGTTGGACTGTTGAATTTGCAGTACTGATTTGTTGACACACTGTGTGTAGTCTTTGCATACACATCTGGGAAAAACTTCTTCAAGAATGGTGGCATTGATGTCACACCCCctagttaataaaaaataaattcaacattatgtcaaatattatttatacaataagATCAGTAACGAGATTCAttgaatagaataaaaaatatttatacaatcaTACACAAAACTATTTTACTAGATATGTATACAAACAAAATAAGAACACATGACACAACTTGGGTTCTATATAGGAACTGGACGATCCTATTTGGTCAAACACTTAGCGACAAACTCCTATGTTCCTTTTATTACTGTATTTCTGAGCAAGATCCTGGATAACAAGCCTAAAGGTTTTCTTCTTGATGATATCAATATTGATGATAGTGACAATATCATCTCTTCAAATATTGACAACCTCGAAAAAAACCTATGTACATCACTATAACAACTAACTTGTGTGTATAACTTAAATCCTATGCAAAACACAATAcatgaaacaaaaaaattaattaaaacaaatacaAACCTGAAATTCCAATGTCATAACCAAAGATTAAACCACCCATAGCAGCAACAATACAAGTAATTAACACTTTAGTTGTGAGTTTTCCAGGATATGCCTTGCCATTTGTTGGCCCTAATCCACCTCCTCCagccatatttttttttaattattagtttttcactTTGTGTTATACGTTTGAAGTATgaaaacaagaatgaaaatataaatagaCTCAAGATTTAGCCCTTATGTTAAAATTCTTTTACTGTTATAAATATAATTGATAACTATCTACTTATATTCTTATCATAAAGAGTTTGTTTCTTTTCAAACACTGCATccaaaaaagaattttaattggAATAGGACAGGATTTTCAcaatttttaccttatttttttgGGAGTTCTATCATGTTAGTACTAGATTTggtataactatttttttttaattacttattataatAACTGTAATTTTTGTTCGGTTATATTTCCTATTTATGACTTGAATTGGTTTGCCATGATTATGTCTGATCATTTAATTTCTCTCATGCTACTTCatattactataatttttgtttagGGAGTATCACACATTAATCATATTTGGCTCTATTCTTTGTCCTTGTGCCTAATACCTTGCGTTAAATTAGTACATATTTGGGAGTCGTGGTTGGTCAGGGTGACATGTATAATTACAacttagagcccgtttggatagaattaaaaaaatatttctttaaattatgcgaatataaacttaaaaataagtgtttatacattaagcagataagtgtttgaataaaagtgcgaaaactgaaaaaaaagttGATGTATTTGGTAAGCAAGTGACGTTAAACACTTTTTCGTTGTCAACATGATTTAAatatccttaaagttgttaataccatatatataaggtgaattatttataatttttaattctaaaagaaatttttttg is a genomic window containing:
- the LOC107852396 gene encoding sugar carrier protein C-like; translation: MAGGGGLGPTNGKAYPGKLTTKVLITCIVAAMGGLIFGYDIGISGGVTSMPPFLKKFFPDVYAKTTHSVSTNQYCKFNSPTLTLFTSSLYLAALVASWSASRITRLMGRKLSMLFGGGLFLIGGFINGFAKNVAMLIIGRLLLGLGIGFANQSVPVYLSEMAPYKYRGALNIVFQLSITIGIFAANLLNYFFAKIEGGWGWRLSLGGAIVPALIFIVGSLFLPDTPNSLIERGKEDEAKSRLLKIRGIDNVDAEFNDLVEASNRSKQVVSPWKNLLKDRQYRPQLIFAIAIPAFQQLTGMNVIMFYAPVLFKTIGFGDTASLMSAVITGIVNFIATFVSLLTVDRVGRRVLFLEGGIQMLICQIIIAISIGLKFGISGNPGTLPIWYAAFVVVFICIYVAGFAWSWGPLGWLVPSEIFPLEVRPAGQSLNVMVNMIFTFFIAEIFTAMLCAFKFGLFLFFAFFVAAMTVFMYFYLPETKGIPIDDMTKIWCQHWYWKRYVTTNQIDDDIQKSPQHKGQV
- the LOC107852382 gene encoding protein DETOXIFICATION 49-like; protein product: MLSRLIDQKEKSNIPREKNHLTVAISEAKCIANIAFPMIFTGLILYSRSIISMIFLGHLGELSLAGGSLAIGFANITGYSILSGLAMGMEPICGQAFGAKRFKVLGLTLQRTILLLLLTSIPISILWLYMQKLLIFCGQNHEIASMAQNYILFSLPDLFAQSLLHPLRIYLRSQSITLPLTFCAIFAIILHIPINYFLIKVLNLGIKGVALSGVWTNFNLVGSLIVYIIFSKIYEKTWGGFSLDCFRGWKSLVNLAIPSCISVCLEWWWYEIMILLCGLLINPQSTVASMGILIQTTALIYIFPSSLSFGVSTRVGNELGANRPNRAKLAAIIGLCTSFILGISALFFATMVRNIWAKMFTRDQEIMKLTATILPIIGLCELGNCPQTTGCGVLRGTARPKLGANINLGCFYIIGMPIAIWLGFFMGYDFKGLWFGLLGAQGSCAVTMMLIILVKTNWEDQARRAKELTEIINGDYDNQDENTEDYLESLDYQKLQNSDV